The segment AAAACTTAATCTTATGGTAAGGGATGCCCTAAGCCAGCCTTATGGGATTGGTCCCCCTTGCGTTTTTCATAGCCTAAGGTCACCAGTTAACCTGGAACGCCTGTGGTCCCTGTTAAAGCATGTGAAATACTTGTAAAAATTATGGGGAAAAACtaaataacttctttttaaaaaagcagctgTATCTTTTTCAACTCACTTCTCCGAAGTGATGATGGAAGTACATCTTCCTGGCCCCTGTGGAGGTTCTGGCCAGACTAACCATACTGGCAGTGACTAAGCCACGCACATTAGGTACATCCTGTCACTCCCACCCACTCAGTGTTCCATCCCAGCATTGCTTCACAGCTCCTTCTGGAACACTTTCTCTCCCACAGAACCCCCACCACAGAGGGCTGGTCTTTCTCAGCTCTGCCCGAATCAGTTATTAGATGCCTCTTGACCTGGGAGACCTGGCTTTGGCTGTTACCTATGACCCACTAGAGTTGTGACACACAGTTTATTGTTTCACTTGTTTGTCACTAACTGCAAAATAGATTATAAAGAGGTAGGGTGGTTCAAGTTCATAATTTTCTACTCATGGAACGATTTTTGCCTGCCTCCAAAAgcctggggagggaaggaaagctgGGGGTATTTCTGCCTCTTGTGCTAAGAGGACAGGGCATGTGCTAGCCTGCCCGTGTACCTTCTGTTAGCCAACACTTCCCACCCTCCCAGTCCCTCTAACCTGCCCTCCCCACTCCGCTACGTGAGTATGTCCACCTCTGTTTCTGACTCTGAGGAAGGGTCGGGCCATACGGAGGGAATACTCGTGGGCACAGTCCCCTCTGACATCGAGTCCACCACATCAATCTCTTCCTCTTCAGGGCTAGCAGGAAGTGGATCCAACAACTCAGAGTTGCCAGATCCCTCCTTGCTTGCCTCTGGAGCAGGGTATAATACTCCATCCGTAGTTAGGGACACTTCCAGCCCAGTCTCCACCCAGTTTGAACAGGGAGGTGACAGGTCCCCGTAGGACCTTTGGGGAGGGTCAAGGGAGTTGATGTGGAGAAGTTTGTCTCTCTGACCATCCAGTGGCTGGGAGCTGGGAATTTCCAGGTCTGGAGTCCAAGAGCCTCCCACTGAAAGCACCTCCCCTTCACTCACCTCAGAGGGCATGACAAGGGGGCTACAGGGTTCAATTGGCTCTTTGTTCTCAGAGGGCATAACAAGGGGGCTAAAAGGCTCAACTGGCCCTTTGTTCTCACCAGCAGGTTCCTTTTCCAGTCCTGTGATTTCCCTGGGCCAGAGCTCCACATCTGGCAAACACCATTCTTCCCCTTCAATCCAGTTCTTTCCTGTTTCTGTCAGATGATAACTAGGGGTCCTGCAGCCCTCCGCCCGGGGACTCTCCAGAGACCCTATGGGTGGCTCGATGTCTGAGCCACAGAGCATGAAGTCCAGGATTTCCTCCAGCTCACTGGTGGCAGCAGCACTCGTGATTCGGTACTCCTCGGCTTCACACGGCTGCCCGAGCAGGGCTGGGTCAAACGCATAGGGCTCTCCGCAGTCGGTATCCAATCCCGGTTCCTTCCCTATCAGCCCTGGACTGGACCCAAACTCGGACTTCACCACTGGGTTGTCTGGGGAGTGGCTAGCGGAGAGCAGAATGTCCTGTAGCCTGGAGCCCGTGGGGGAGTCCTCACACAGGTCTGTCCCAGCAGATGTCATTTCCTGCTCGTTACCTGGGGACGGCCGAGTCCCTGGGGGCTCTTCCGAGTCTTCAGGTTCTGGGACCTGAGGGCTGTCTGGAGAGTTTTTGAGGGGAGGCTCTTGAACCACCTCCCAACAGGTCCCGTTGACAATCTTGCGAAGTTTCACTCTGCCAACCTGCCCCTCCCCCGCAGAGTTTGAGTTCGGTGCCCTGACTTCAGGGCTCCGCTTCTTGTTCCCACCCGACTTTCCAAGACCAGATTGGCTTGGGGTGCTCTGGAGAGGACTAGTTCGCCCTGTTTTCTGCTTGTCCGCTGGCGCTGCTTCCTTATTTATACTCTTCTGCCGCCAAAGACGccggccaggggctgggggtactGAGCTGGGTCCACTTAAGAGGCTGGCAGGCTTGGATGTACAGACATCAGGAGACAGCTTTGAGCGGCTCAGCCTTATCTTCCTGGGCAACAGTCGCTTGTCCACAGAGGGGTACAAGCTGGGTGGGGAAAGTGCTGTAGGACCAAGGGCAGGGTAACTTTTGTTCTCTTTAGGTCCCTGACTGTGGCTCGATGGGGAAGAGCTTTTCTCTTGCGGAGTTGGGCAGGCTCTGGCCTTCCTCTTGAGCAGAAGAGTGCCCGACAAGTTCTCTGTGTTCTGTCGGTGGTTCTTCTCCTggggcccctcctccttccccgggGACTTCAATCTCACTGCCCCAAGAGGACAGGGAGTCTGGGTAACAGGCAGTGGAGTTCGAGGGCGGCGGATGGATGCCACCACCCTGGTGGAGATGGGAGCAGCACTTGGAGGTTGTAGGCACTCCCTGTTCAGTCTTCGACCCTGAGGGGCCTTCACCAACTTCCCACCCTCTAGCTGAAGGGATTCTAGCTCAGAGACACGGAGCTGGCGGGCAGCAGAGAGCACATCCTGGGCTTCTTCTCGAGACACTTCCATCTCTGAGGTGTACAGGAAGTCCACCAGCTTCCTGAGTGTCCTGATCTTCAGGCCGCCCAGCTCGAGCACCACCTTGCGTCCCTGAGCCGGCCTCTCCCGCTCCAGGCGCTCTGTGAAGAAGGGGCTGCAGGCGGAAAGGATGCAGCAGTGGGCTGGGACGGCCTCACCTGGAGGGAAACCCAAACACTTTGTTACCTGTCTCATGCCGACGGGCAGGTGCATGGGTTAAGCACAGACATTACTACCTAGACACGCTGCCTCTTCTCTGTTTCCCTCCACAGAAGTTGAAGTGGAAggataaatttatttcttctgcctGCCTGGAACATTCTGCCATTACCTAGCTAACTTAGTTTTTACCTATTTTAGGCTTTCAGAAAGCCTTCCCCCACCCTACCCCCTGTCTGGGTTAGGTGCTCTGCAGCTATCATAGCATTCAGCTATCTGCGCTGTAATTGTGCATCTCCCTCACTAaactgtaagctctgtgaggacagAGACCCTGTCTGTCTTGCTCACTGAAGTATATAGCCAGTGCTTGACACAAAGTAGGGGATCAAATACTTGCCGAGTAAATGTTTTTGACTCACACAAGAGTTTAAAACTTTGTATAGAAGCTGCTTGTGATCTACCGGAAAGATCATGAGCTCTGGACATGGATAATCAGGGCTCAGTTCTCTCCTGAGCTCTCTCCACGGCCTGGTATCCACTGTCCTGAACAACCTTCTCATTTTATGGGCACTTCATGGGCAATTTCCATCTCCCCGATGGCTTCAGTTACCAAAGGCTTGCTGACGATTCCCAGATTCTACATCTGCCCAGGCTTCCTTTCTGAGATACTAAGCATGCCGTAGCCTGCATGACTACATGGAGGCCCCCCAAGT is part of the Kogia breviceps isolate mKogBre1 chromosome 7, mKogBre1 haplotype 1, whole genome shotgun sequence genome and harbors:
- the BTBD18 gene encoding BTB/POZ domain-containing protein 18, whose protein sequence is MCSPASPKILYRNPRFLRLAFLQLHHQQQSGVFCDVLLQAEGEAVPAHCCILSACSPFFTERLERERPAQGRKVVLELGGLKIRTLRKLVDFLYTSEMEVSREEAQDVLSAARQLRVSELESLQLEGGKLVKAPQGRRLNRECLQPPSAAPISTRVVASIRRPRTPLPVTQTPCPLGAVRLKSPGKEEGPQEKNHRQNTENLSGTLLLKRKARACPTPQEKSSSPSSHSQGPKENKSYPALGPTALSPPSLYPSVDKRLLPRKIRLSRSKLSPDVCTSKPASLLSGPSSVPPAPGRRLWRQKSINKEAAPADKQKTGRTSPLQSTPSQSGLGKSGGNKKRSPEVRAPNSNSAGEGQVGRVKLRKIVNGTCWEVVQEPPLKNSPDSPQVPEPEDSEEPPGTRPSPGNEQEMTSAGTDLCEDSPTGSRLQDILLSASHSPDNPVVKSEFGSSPGLIGKEPGLDTDCGEPYAFDPALLGQPCEAEEYRITSAAATSELEEILDFMLCGSDIEPPIGSLESPRAEGCRTPSYHLTETGKNWIEGEEWCLPDVELWPREITGLEKEPAGENKGPVEPFSPLVMPSENKEPIEPCSPLVMPSEVSEGEVLSVGGSWTPDLEIPSSQPLDGQRDKLLHINSLDPPQRSYGDLSPPCSNWVETGLEVSLTTDGVLYPAPEASKEGSGNSELLDPLPASPEEEEIDVVDSMSEGTVPTSIPSVWPDPSSESETEVDILT